A window from Centropristis striata isolate RG_2023a ecotype Rhode Island chromosome 4, C.striata_1.0, whole genome shotgun sequence encodes these proteins:
- the LOC131970449 gene encoding tapasin-related protein-like: MSLILKILSYLFLSAGVQCVHQVSWLPCEFTDEHVFVNNDGHTETQLVPRQAMLQFGQTGDAPVNPHAITFLITGSKVDLRRYIEGAEAEQLECELRRYSTEGIHVRWPVMGARDYNRWFSCTLRHTKGLFTVTSFLRHPSDQPPPGQQDYRKWPPIGDKEILTTTVAMVIKSQTPSVRAGLGSQQKLHCQFAVDHKGPDITVEWDWQHRGEKSRLFSHTSRTGQNQGSGVGLRGLAGGDASYTLPFTKMSSEGTYSCSVSVNPLFFKLDINLQIEEPPRVSLNMGSTLSLLEGEDQRVSCDAEGYYPLDVKIDWYVQDPAALGQRVGAPLPKLLENVLLSSHKHNKDKTYSLTAFFYLRASLRDSGKQFTCSVSHQSLRVPIKKSFILTVEEPTSWTFYLIGFIVVLLVIILFMLLGYLHSERKRSVQKKPY; this comes from the exons ATGAGTCTTATCTTGAAGATACTTAGTTACCTGTTTCTATCTGCAG GTGTGCAGTGTGTCCATCAGGTATCATGGCTGCCCTGTGAGTTCACTGATGAACATGTGTTTGTGAATAATGACGGTCACACTGAGACTCAGCTCGTCCCTCGACAGGCTATGCTGCAGTTTGGTCAAACAGGAGACGCTCCTGTTAATCCACATGCCATCACTTTCCTGATCACCG GATCTAAGGTGGACCTGCGGCGGTACATAGAGGGAGCAGAAGCAGAGCAGTTGGAGTGTGAGCTGCGTAGGTACAGCACAGAGGGCATCCATGTCCGCTGGCCTGTCATGGGGGCGCGGGACTATAACCGCTGGTTCAGCTGCACCCTCAGACACACCAAAGGCCTGTTCACAGTCACCAGCTTCCTCAGACACCCCTCTGACCAGCCCCCTCCAGGTCAGCAGGACTACCGCAAATGGCCTCCCATCGGGGACAAAGAGATACTCACCACAACAG TCGCCATGGTAATTAAATCGCAGACTCCATCAGTGAGAGCAGGCCTGGGCTCACAACAGAAGCTCCACTGCCAGTTTGCTGTTGACCACAAAGGACCAGACATCACTGTGGAGTGGGACTGGCAACATCGTGGAGAGAAGAGCAGACTCTTCAGTCATACCAGCCGCACAGGACAGAACCAGGGGAGTGGCGTTGGGCTGAGGGGCCTGGCAGGCGGGGATGCTTCCTATACCCTCCCATTCACCAAGATGAGCAGTGAAGGGACGTACAGCTGTTCAGTGTCAGTGAACCCACTGTTCTTCAAGCTGGATATAAATCTGCAAATCGAAG AACCTCCTCGTGTCTCCCTCAACATGGGATCCACTCTGTCACTGCTGGAGGGCGAGGACCAGAGGGTTTCCTGTGATGCGGAAGGTTACTACCCTCTGGATGTGAAGATAGATTGGTACGTGCAGGACCCGGCAGCGTTGGGCCAGAGGGTGGGAGCCCCTCTTCCCAAGCTGCTGGAGAACGTTCTTCTGTCcagccacaaacacaacaaggaCAAGACCTACTCGCTGACGGCTTTCTTCTACCTCCGGGCTTCACTCAGGGACTCAGGGAAACAGTTCACATGCAGCGTCTCCCACCAGTCCCTGAGAGTTCCCATCAAAAAGAGCTTCATCCTGACTGTAGAGG AGCCAACCAGCTGGACGTTTTACCTCATTGGCTTCATAGTGGTCCTACTGGTGATCATCTTGTTTATGCTGCTGGGTTATCTGCACTCAG AAAGAAAACGGTCAGTGCAG AAGAAGCCATACTGA